A window from Candidatus Methylomirabilota bacterium encodes these proteins:
- a CDS encoding NADH-quinone oxidoreductase subunit D, with protein MAETARREFMLGEGSGTGGGSQNLHVGMGPAHPAMHGIIRITTELDGETIVHADVEIGYLHRAFEKECEVGGYNNAIPYTDRLNYVSPLINNFGYASAIEKLLGIDVTERCKYIRVIMSEISRISDHLTCIGASAMELGAFTVFLYMIKAREFLWELIEDVTGARLTISYGRVGGVKADLPDGFAEKTAKAFKETREVLDEVHRLLTGNRIFMDRMIGVGALSREETIGYAITGPLLRAVGVPYDVRRASPYYVYDRLEWEVPTQKDGDNYARYLVRIAEMEQSMRIVEQALALIPGGPINVDFQGRPIDPAAYVDRGKQGKTEGLLLVPITLSPNLQGSERPAYDRVNAQDKRVVLPPKETTYGSIEGLMNHFMLIMEGFGIRPPQGEAYFAVEGANGELGFYVVSDGTDRPYRVRCRPPCLPPMAALHRMIEGEMIADLIPTFGSVNMIGGELDR; from the coding sequence ATGGCCGAGACGGCGCGTCGCGAGTTCATGCTCGGTGAGGGGAGCGGCACCGGCGGCGGGAGCCAGAACCTGCACGTCGGCATGGGGCCGGCGCACCCGGCGATGCACGGCATCATCCGGATCACGACCGAGCTCGACGGCGAGACCATCGTGCACGCGGACGTCGAGATCGGCTACCTGCACCGCGCGTTCGAGAAGGAGTGTGAAGTCGGCGGCTACAATAACGCCATCCCGTATACCGACCGGCTGAATTACGTCTCGCCGCTGATCAACAACTTCGGCTATGCGTCGGCGATCGAGAAGCTCCTGGGCATCGACGTCACCGAGCGCTGCAAGTACATCCGCGTGATCATGTCGGAGATCTCGCGGATCTCGGACCATCTCACGTGCATCGGCGCCTCGGCGATGGAGCTCGGCGCCTTCACCGTCTTCCTCTACATGATCAAGGCGCGCGAGTTCCTGTGGGAGCTGATCGAGGACGTCACCGGCGCACGGCTCACGATCTCCTACGGCCGCGTCGGCGGCGTGAAGGCCGACCTCCCGGACGGCTTCGCCGAGAAGACGGCGAAGGCGTTCAAGGAGACGCGCGAGGTCCTCGACGAGGTGCATCGCCTCCTGACCGGCAACCGGATCTTCATGGACCGGATGATCGGCGTCGGCGCGCTCTCGCGCGAGGAGACCATCGGGTACGCGATCACCGGCCCGCTCCTCCGCGCGGTCGGCGTGCCCTACGACGTGCGCCGCGCCTCGCCCTACTACGTCTACGACCGGCTCGAGTGGGAGGTCCCGACGCAGAAGGACGGCGACAACTACGCGCGCTACCTCGTGCGCATCGCCGAGATGGAGCAGTCGATGCGCATCGTCGAGCAGGCGCTCGCGCTGATCCCGGGCGGGCCGATCAACGTGGACTTCCAGGGCCGGCCGATCGACCCCGCGGCGTACGTGGACCGCGGCAAGCAGGGGAAGACCGAGGGGCTGCTGCTCGTGCCGATCACGCTGTCGCCCAACCTGCAGGGCTCGGAGCGGCCCGCCTACGATCGCGTCAACGCGCAGGACAAGCGGGTCGTCCTGCCGCCCAAGGAGACGACGTACGGCTCGATCGAGGGCCTGATGAACCACTTCATGCTGATCATGGAGGGGTTCGGGATCCGGCCCCCGCAGGGCGAGGCGTACTTCGCGGTCGAGGGCGCGAACGGCGAGCTCGGCTTCTACGTCGTCTCCGACGGCACCGACCGCCCCTACCGCGTGCGCTGCCGGCCGCCGTGCCTGCCGCCGATGGCCGCGCTCCACCGCATGATCGAGGGCGAGATGATCGCCGATCTCATCCCGACGTTCGGCTCCGTGAACATGATCGGCGGGGAGCTCGACCGGTGA
- the nuoE gene encoding NADH-quinone oxidoreductase subunit NuoE: MSASTLVFSEAQLAEVRSLQALYPDPRAALLPVLHMAQETFGYVSLEVEEYVAGLFGLSPAHVHEVVTFYTLYFRAPKGRHVVAVCHNLSCHLAGAKSILEHLEARLGVEAGETTPDGRVTLQAVECLCACEHAPMMQVDDRYELDLTPAKVDRILEGLR; the protein is encoded by the coding sequence GTGAGCGCGTCCACGCTCGTGTTCTCCGAGGCGCAGCTCGCGGAGGTGCGAAGCCTCCAGGCGCTCTACCCGGACCCGCGCGCCGCGCTGTTGCCGGTGCTCCACATGGCCCAGGAGACGTTCGGCTACGTCTCGCTGGAGGTCGAGGAGTACGTCGCGGGCCTCTTCGGCCTCTCGCCGGCCCACGTCCACGAGGTCGTGACCTTCTACACGCTCTACTTCCGGGCCCCGAAGGGCCGCCACGTCGTCGCCGTCTGCCACAACCTCTCCTGCCACCTGGCGGGGGCGAAGAGCATCCTCGAGCACCTCGAGGCGCGGCTCGGCGTCGAGGCCGGCGAGACGACCCCCGACGGCCGCGTGACGCTCCAGGCGGTCGAGTGCCTCTGCGCGTGCGAGCACGCGCCGATGATGCAGGTGGACGACCGCTACGAGCTCGACCTCACGCCCGCGAAGGTGGACCGGATCCTCGAGGGGCTCCGGTGA
- the nuoF gene encoding NADH-quinone oxidoreductase subunit NuoF has protein sequence MTAEKILTKNFDRADSHTLRAYLETGGYTAWRKAQAMEPGAITEEVKRSNLRGLGGAGFPTGTKWSFIPKNHPGPVYLVINADEGEPGTFKDRYLLERDPHALLEGMLIAARAIRSATGFVYVRGEYVEPWRRFAAAVREAYDAGYLGKGFDVVVHRGAGAYICGEETGLISSLEGKKGWPKLKPPFPAIKGAFGAPTIVNNVETICHVPPIIDRGAAWFASLGTKTQGGTRMYSVSGRVKRPGVYEVSVATTLRQLVHELAGGVAGNGRLKAVVPGGSSAAILRADEIDVTLDVDGLRNAGSMAGSAGVIVMDETVSIPEALMVVARFYAHESCGQCTPCRESTGWIYKMCRRIVEGRGEKDDLDKILDVAKRGAGTTICAFYDGAVGPYISYIEKFRDEFEALIPHA, from the coding sequence GTGACGGCCGAGAAGATCCTCACGAAGAACTTCGACCGCGCCGACTCGCACACGCTCCGGGCGTACCTCGAGACCGGCGGCTACACCGCCTGGCGGAAGGCGCAGGCGATGGAGCCCGGCGCGATCACCGAGGAGGTCAAGCGCTCGAACCTCCGCGGCCTCGGCGGCGCCGGGTTCCCGACGGGGACCAAGTGGTCGTTCATCCCGAAGAACCACCCGGGCCCGGTCTACCTCGTCATCAACGCCGACGAGGGCGAGCCGGGGACGTTCAAGGACCGCTACCTGCTCGAGCGCGACCCGCACGCGCTGCTCGAGGGCATGCTCATCGCCGCGCGCGCGATCCGCTCGGCGACGGGCTTCGTCTACGTCCGCGGCGAGTACGTGGAGCCCTGGCGGCGCTTCGCGGCCGCCGTCCGGGAGGCGTACGACGCCGGCTATCTGGGGAAGGGCTTCGACGTCGTGGTGCATCGAGGCGCGGGCGCCTACATCTGTGGTGAAGAGACCGGGCTGATCTCGTCGCTGGAGGGCAAGAAGGGCTGGCCGAAGCTCAAGCCGCCGTTCCCGGCGATCAAGGGGGCCTTCGGCGCTCCGACGATCGTGAACAACGTGGAGACGATCTGCCATGTGCCGCCGATCATCGACCGCGGCGCCGCGTGGTTCGCGTCGCTCGGCACCAAGACCCAGGGCGGCACGCGGATGTACTCGGTCTCGGGACGGGTGAAGCGGCCGGGCGTCTACGAGGTGTCGGTGGCGACCACGCTGCGGCAGCTCGTCCACGAGCTGGCCGGCGGTGTCGCCGGCAACGGACGGCTCAAGGCGGTCGTCCCGGGCGGCTCGTCGGCGGCGATCCTGCGCGCCGACGAGATCGACGTGACGCTCGACGTGGACGGCCTCCGGAACGCGGGGAGCATGGCGGGCTCGGCAGGGGTCATCGTGATGGACGAGACCGTGTCCATCCCCGAGGCCCTCATGGTGGTCGCGCGCTTCTACGCCCACGAGTCTTGCGGCCAGTGCACGCCGTGTCGCGAGTCCACCGGCTGGATCTACAAAATGTGCCGGCGGATCGTCGAGGGCCGCGGCGAGAAGGACGACCTCGACAAGATCCTCGACGTGGCCAAGCGCGGCGCCGGCACCACGATCTGCGCCTTCTACGACGGCGCCGTCGGCCCGTATATCTCGTACATCGAGAAGTTCCGCGATGAGTTCGAGGCGCTGATCCCGCATGCCTAA